The genomic window TTCTTTGTGTATCCTTCCAATGCTTCCCCTATAACGTGCTGTGGTTACCAGGAAATGCAGATTGTAGGAGAGACAAACGTGCTGCCTGGTACAGAATAAAAACGTATAGATTAGATAATGTTACGAGTTATGTTGCATGCTGTAGCTCGTTCTGTATAAACTATAACTTGTCCCAACCTATCTTTTAATTGAGCCCATAAGCAAACCTTACATAAGCTTAACTTCTGAATTTAGTAATGGAGCACTCAATCACATATTGACTTTGTGAACAGACCTGCAGTGTGGCTGGACAGTAAACACCAGCAAAAGACCCTTCTTGTGATGTTGAAGAAACCACCAAAAAGACAAATTCTTAAACCTGTTGAGTTTAAACCATCCAAACGTGGCAATTTATCAATTGACTTCCTGCTTCATCTCTGACTGGTGCAGTAAGGAACGGGTACCCGATGCAATGTCTTTGTAATAGAACTTTTGTAGCAGCTAAATCAAAGAAACATGCTCATGCTCTAGTTGCTGTCTAATTAAAACTACAATTTAGCCTTGGGATGAGACGTCACATTTTATCATCTTATGTATGTCAAATACTGTGAAAAAACTTTAAGGTCGTTTGATTTTACAGGTGACATTTGAGAGGTTGGACATAGCATGGTCCTGGCTGTTGCATTTTCACCCATTTTCCTTAACTTTTCATCAGCTATGAGGTGACATCAACAAAATACACGAGGGATGTCTACAAAGAACTGCTGATCTCCCTGGTGGCTTCACTTTTCATGGGGTTCGGCGTGCTTTTCTTATTACTCTGGGTTGGCATCTATGTATGAAGGTATGAAAGGCCATAAAGCCCTGTAGTTTTTAGTTGCAGTAATTTAAACGGTATGGTTGAACCgtgtttcttcctgctgttTCAGGTGACTGATCTATGACACATTCCAGTGGAGTAAAGGACATCACTCACAACATAAACCATATTCCGGATTTGATTTGAACAGCACTGACAATATTTTGGGATCATATGGACTTCATGGATTTTGTTTGACAAGTAAAGGGGGATTTGTACGATTTTGGTGtcattgtttgttgttaatATCCACATATATATCCTACTCCGAGACCAGACCGGATGTGCACTGCAGTGCAACATGTTGATGCTCAAGAATAGAAAGTTATTTTGACACACTGAAAGCTTTTTGTGGTGTGTTTCACTAGTGGGTGCTAAAACCTCAATCCCTGATTAATCTTTGTGTTAAATATAGAGCAGTCTGTTTCACCTTGTCTCCTGGATAATACTGAGTACCCTACTAATGAAGGATTACACAGGAATTAGCAAGggattgtttaataaaaacagTGGGAACATGATTCAAAGATCCCAACTCAAAGACAAATGGATAACCACATGAAAATTGGCTGTATAAAATTACATTAACCATGTAAACACCACATTAACCATTTAAAATAAGGCAACATATATTAGCTGGTTTCTTCGTTTGTAGGGGAACAGCAGGGCTTTTAGTAAAACTATTTCTACATATTGTTGACATAGGATGAAAAACACCCACGGAAATACATGTTTTCTTTCAATGAGTTGCATTCTGTCTACAACCCAAATTGATTTACAAGGCCACGTAGATTAACTGACTTAATCCTGATTAAAACAATACTACACATGCCATCCTTGGCTTACCTGCCATGGTAAACCTTTTAACCGCCCGTCCATTTGGCTGCAAAGAGCCAGTAAACACGAACTCTGGCAGAGTCTTTGCATTGTTACATATACAAAGCAGATAAATGCCTTCCAAGTGTctattcttaaaaaaaataagagataAAACTGAGTAGCTGAGGTCCAGTGTTATAATGTTACACAGGTCTTTCTTCTGATTTTCTTTTAGTCTCTTAAAAACGTTCTCCTCTTCATTGACGAGCTCTGGCAAAGGCCTCACGTAGCCACAGAGAGTCCTCGTACAGCCTCGGGTCGCCCATGAACTCCACTGTGCGTTTGTATAAGTAGTAGTACAACACAGCCACTGTTAACAAGAAGTGCAGTCAGCTTACTAGGTGAAAACTGGATAAATGTGATGGAAAATGTGCCTCTTAATAAATCCACCCATCCTCACCTGTTCtctggaaaacaaaaagagcTTGTAGACCATCTGTCCAAACAAAATGGTTTGACTTGAGCCATCTTAGGTtctaggggaaaaaaaaatacttgtgAATGAATGATCGATAAATATAGGTAACAAGTATCAGATTTACCAATTCAGTTTGTACATACATGGCATTCAGTCAGATATATATTCAGATATAAGTTTGAATTTGTACACATCTGTGTAACAAAACATACCAACACCCAGCAGTGGAAACAGATGCTGAGGGTCAGGTAAAGAGTGGAGAATATCAGCAGCGCCCTGAATCTCTCCAGTAGCAGGGACACCAGGCCGACCTGGAACACGTAGGTGTTGAACATCATCAAGAGGATGATGATCACGTTGAACAAGATGGCAATGTCCTGGATGCTGCAAACAGAATTTGTAACCGTTTACTTGCTGCATTAGTTTCTGTTGCAAGCAAATAGTGACGAGGACTGCAGTTTGTGTCAGACAGAGAGCAGTGTGAccaaaaacacaagcagattTGACCGTGTCAAAACGAGGGACACAAAGCATGTTTTCCAAGTTTCATGTAAAGTGCATGTAAAGCTTTTAGCTTTTATGAGTACATAATACTTAACAATTTCCCCTGCaggatctatctatctatctaaaatactttattcattcCAGTGAAaattcccagcttgggatgaataaagtattttctattctattctattctaataaATTCTTGTGTTGACTAGTTGAGTGAGAGGATTTCTTCAAAAGGCTCCTTTACTTTTGTCAATCATCAAAAAGCTGAGGTTTTTCTGCCAACATTAGAAATATTAGTATGACCACTGACCCCACACCATACAAACAAAACTACTGCTGATCAGAAAGGATTAATCCACTAAATTTACAGATGTTAAGCCTGTGTCTTTAAAATACCCAATGTTACTATAATCCCCAAATCCTAACGACTTCAAGTTATGTAATATAATTAAGTATACTACTCATTATTACTACTGTTGAAACCCACTCATGTTTGGTAATTGTTCACTTGACAAATCACAGGTGCAGTCTGTAAAAAGTTGTGACTCACATGAAAAGCACAAGTTGAATGACAGCAGCTCCCCTCAGCAGTTCACTGAAGGAGTTGACAAAGAGGTCATAGGCTAACAGTGTCAGCTGGATCAGCAGCACCAGTGAATAGTTGCCAGTCTGGAGCATCTTCAGGTTGATCCTACAAACCAACAAGCTTCAAAGTTTattctcctcctttcctctgccCGTCAGATCCAGGTGTTTGATGGTGACACAGATCTATTTGGTCAGTATTCACTGCCTCCATACTCCAGTACAAAAACGCTAGAAGACATTCATATGAATGGTCCACTCACACGGTCCACTCTGGTTGTCTTCACTCCTGTCTGTTCCAAAAACGTTTGTTGTCccccataaaaaaaaacaatttttagTCTTTCCAGGAAAGCAGATGAAATGTGTTTGATCTTGTCATATGTTGCATTTTGAAATCTTCTGTGAGGAGAATACAGTCACCTCATTCCCAGCATCACCTGCAAAGAAGAAGAATTCAAACAGGACCATCACCAAACAGTAGCCATCTCCAGAGCAGATGAGGAGGACGGGTTGATGTAACGCCTGTCTCAGAGAGCTAAATTAGTAATAGATCTCGCCATGAAGTGCCAACGTGATCATGCTGTTACATAGACAAGGTATTGAAAGGTAACGGATGGGATTATAGACCTTAACTCACCCAGCCACCACCTcgttttgttgttcttgtgaTTCACCCCCTCTTTCCGCTCACCTTTCTAATCTACCTAACATGGTAGCCTTCCATATCATTGTTTAGTCCTGGCTGTGGATAATCTGGCAGACGGATGCTAGAGTTGCTGCTGGATTATTACCACAACAAATCACCCCGGTGAGACTGGCGTAGCTCAGATTTAAACTTCGATGAACTCCCTCCCGATCACGTTCGCTAGATTAGCCACTACAACAACATTGATGTAACTCCTTTCACCGTTCACATGTTAACAAACACGTACTTACAAGATGCAAAGGGAACAAACACCTCTTAGTCAGTTTAAATATCACATCTCTACTTGTTTCGTCGCAAACAAAGCTTCCAGGCGTCCACTGCTGTTTTTAGCGGTAACGTGTGTATTTCCGTATATTCCATGGTAACGCCGCTCCTTACCGTAATATAGTGCGTAGAAGTTCTCTGTGTTACCGCAAATCAACGTGTCCCCAGGAAGGTACAGAGTCATTTGCGTGAAAATCTTTTATATGTTCGTTTATTTAATAGAAAAAGCCCCTATTCGTGACTGAACGAACTACTTAATGCAAGTTATAACAATCGGTAAAACAATTTAGTGGAGGACGTCACATTTAGGCATTACGGTAACAATCGCCAGCACTTGGTCGTTACTGCCACCTAGCGGCTGCAGCGAGTATTAGCCTGAGTAATTGTGAGGTGATCAAAGGTAGTGGACACCTGCGTCCAACTCAGCGGTAGGTGAGTAGTGAAAGTTTCGCTAAACTGAAAAACAATGCAGTAATACGATTTATTTAGAAATAGTAGGACTGTGTACGTGCACATATCTCTGCTGTTGTAAGTCAACAAGCGTCTGTTTGCTCCGTGTTGCGTTCCTTTAATAATTAATGTGCGTTCCTCCATTCTGCTGGTTTTGGTTTACTCAGCTTGAGACATCACTCTGGGCGTTTGTAGCTATTAAATTTATTGTCGACTGGCGCTGGGTAAAGGTGTCGCAGATAATCTGCCCTTTACAAcctaaacttgttttttttaattatttgagGTGTTATTCTTTCTTAAGCAACATAT from Parambassis ranga chromosome 19, fParRan2.1, whole genome shotgun sequence includes these protein-coding regions:
- the tmem138 gene encoding transmembrane protein 138; translation: MLQTGNYSLVLLIQLTLLAYDLFVNSFSELLRGAAVIQLVLFIIQDIAILFNVIIILLMMFNTYVFQVGLVSLLLERFRALLIFSTLYLTLSICFHCWVLNLRWLKSNHFVWTDGLQALFVFQRTVAVLYYYLYKRTVEFMGDPRLYEDSLWLREAFARARQ
- the tmem258 gene encoding dolichyl-diphosphooligosaccharide--protein glycosyltransferase subunit TMEM258, which gives rise to MELEAMTRYTSPVNPAVFPHLTVVLLAIGMFFTAWFFVYEVTSTKYTRDVYKELLISLVASLFMGFGVLFLLLWVGIYV